Proteins encoded together in one Anguilla anguilla isolate fAngAng1 chromosome 9, fAngAng1.pri, whole genome shotgun sequence window:
- the LOC118235637 gene encoding acetylcholinesterase-like isoform X1, whose protein sequence is MCCCVFVSACVTLPEQSHARALTALRDARLLILVREQNSTATMGSSSLFLSSHLSLLLLLSLLPSPVVWADSGLTVSTRQGEVRGVRLPVPDGGQVTAFLGIPFAEPPVGRRRFRAPEPKRAWSGVLNASTYPNACCQPVDSSYPGFPGTEMWNPNREMSEDCLYLNLWAPAPPAPRNLSVMVWIYGGGFYSGSSSLDVYDGRYLAHAERVLVVSMNYRVGALGFLALPGSPDAPGNVGLLDQRLALRWVQENVRFFGGDPRRVTIFGESAGGASVGMHLLSPGSRALFARAILQSGVPNCPWATVSAGEARRRAALLAQLVNCAPGNDSELAACLRARPPEELLAQEWRVLPHSSLFRFSFVPVVDGAVLPDAPDALLRSGDFAHAQILLGVNRNEGSYFLLYGAPGFSKDNDSLISRRDFLEGVRLSVPHASDIAREAVVLLYTDWLDEDDPRKNRDAMDGIVGDHNVICPLQHFARSYAQSHAQAGGAGGAGAGRGDSAEGNSPGGVYLYLFDHRASNLPWPEWMGVIHGYEIEFVFGLPLERRLNYTAQEEQLSRRMMRYWANFARTGDPNLNADGTTDARQKWPAFTPTEQRFVGLDTEPLKLHRGLRNQPCALWNRFLPRLLDITGNMDETERQWKAEFHRWSSYMMHWKSQFDHYSKQERCNDL, encoded by the exons ACTGCTGATCCTGGTGAgagaacagaacagcacagcaacCATGggatcctcctctctcttcctctcctcccacctctccctcctcctcctcctctccctcctcccctctcctgtgGTTTGGGCGGACTCCGGCCTCACCGTCTCCACGCGGCAGGGGGAGGTGCGGGGGGTGCGGCTGCCCGTGCCGGACGGCGGTCAGGTGACGGCATTCCTGGGGATCCCATTTGCCGAGCCCCCTGTGGGGAGGCGGCGCTTCCGGGCGCCAGAGCCCAAGCGGGCGTGGTCGGGCGTGCTGAACGCCAGCACCTACCCCAACGCCTGCTGCCAGCCCGTGGACTCCTCCTACCCGGGCTTCCCCGGCACCGAGATGTGGAACCCCAACCGGGAGATGAGCGAGGACTGCCTGTACCTCAACCTgtgggcccccgccccccctgcgcCCCGAAACCTGTCTGTGATGGTGTGGATCTACGGCGGCGGCTTCTACAGCGGCTCGTCCTCGCTGGACGTGTACGACGGGCGCTACCTGGCGCACGCCGAGCGGGTGCTGGTGGTCTCCATGAACTACCGCGTGGGCGCGCTGGGCTTCCTGGCGCTGCCCGGCTCCCCCGACGCCCCCGGCAACGTGGGGCTGCTGGACCAGCGGCTCGCCCTGCGCTGGGTGCAGGAGAACGTGCGCTTCTTCGGGGGGGACCCCCGGCGGGTCACCATATTTGGGGAGAGCGCGGGCGGGGCGTCGGTGGGGATGCACCTGCTGTCCCCGGGGAGCCGGGCCCTGTTCGCCCGCGCCATCCTGCAGAGCGGCGTTCCCAACTGCCCCTGGGCCACGGTGAGCGCGGGGGAGGCCCGGCGccgcgccgccctgctggcccaGCTGGTCAACTGCGCCCCGGGCAACGACAGCGAGCTGGCGGCCTGTCTGCGGGCGCGGCCACCCGAGGAGCTGCTGGCGCAGGAGTGGCGCGTGCTCCCCCACAGCAGCCTGTTCCGCTTCTCCTTCGTGCCCGTGGTGGACGGCGCGGTGCTCCCCGACGCGCCCGACGCCCTGCTCCGCTCCGGCGACTTCGCCCACGCGCAGATCCTGCTGGGCGTCAACCGCAACGAGGGCTCCTACTTCCTGCTCTACGGCGCCCCCGGCTTCAGCAAGGACAACGACAGCCTGATCTCGCGGCGCGACTTCCTGGAGGGCGTGCGGCTGAGCGTGCCGCACGCCAGCGACATCGCGCGGGAGGCTGTGGTGCTGCTCTACACTGATTGGCTGGACGAGGACGACCCGCGCAAGAACCGTGACGCCATGGACGGCATCGTGGGCGACCACAACGTCATCTGCCCCCTGCAGCACTTCGCCCGCTCCTACGCCCAGAGCCACGCccaggcgggcggggccggaggggcgggggcagggaggggggactCTGCTGAGGGAAACTCCCCAG GGGGcgtgtacctgtacctgtttGACCACCGTGCGTCAAACCTGCCGTGGCCAGAGTGGATGGGCGTGATCCACGGCTACGAGATCGAGTTTGTGTTTGGGCTCCCGCTGGAGAGGAGGCTCAACTACACCGCCCAGGAGGAGCAGCTCAGCCGCCGCATGATGAGATACTGGGCCAACTTTGCCCGCACCGG GGACCCCAACCTGAACGCGGACGGCACCACGGACGCGCGGCAGAAGTGGCCGGCCTTCACGCCCACTGAGCAGCGGTTTGTGGGATTGGACACGGAGCCGCTGAAGCTGCACCGCGGCCTGAGGAACCAGCCCTGCGCGCTGTGGAACCGCTTCCTACCCCGCCTGCTGGACATCACTG GGAATATGgatgagacagagaggcagtggAAGGCTGAGTTCCATCGCTGGAGCTCCTACATGATGCACTGGAAGAGCCAATTCGACCACTACAGCAAACAAGAGCGCTGCAATGACctctga
- the im:7136398 gene encoding schwannomin-interacting protein 1 isoform X2 — protein sequence MEEEKGRESEREEEKERESEREEEKETDETEDFAQAAEGAVLSCQEGTSKDDSDLPIMHWEALSLRIAELERQEEERKERLKSSAEVERENVSVGWMEERDGGSWWEDVEADRSRRITAITSRFHNQKNLQLCFINDSDSEDDEEGEQAGGETSREARGRGQADQASPPVTRGLKMEVRAALSALRDKLWTEQKQEVERKPLTLSELQALSLQELSSLRASLTQAIHDLSSELVNRLLTRDQLRTEQDAMLLDVEDMTSL from the exons atggaggaggagaaagggagagagagcgagagagaggaggagaaggagcgcgagagcgagagggaagaggagaaggagaccGACGAGACTGAGGATTTTGCTCAGGCAGCAGAAGGGGCAGTCCTCTCGTGCCAAGAGGGGACCTCAAAGGATGACTCTGacttacccataatgcactgggaGGCTCTAAGCCTGCGCATTGCTGAGCTggagagacaggaggaggagaggaaggaaaggttaaag AGCTCTGCAGAGGTGGAGCGAGAGAATGTGTCAGTGGGTTGGAtggaagagagggatggagggagctGGTGGGAGGATGTGGAGGCGGACAGAAGCCGGAGGATCACAGCGATCACTTCACG GTTCCACAACCAGAAGAACCTGCAGCTCTGCTTCATCAATGACAGTGACAGCGAGGATGACGAGGAGGGAGAGCAGGCAGGCGGAGAG ACCTCAAGAGAGGCCCGTGGGCGTGGCCAAGCGGATCAGGCCTCGCCCCCTGTGACACGAGGACTGAAGATGGAGGTGAGGGCAGCACTGAGCGCACTCAGAGACAAGCTGTGGACTGAGCAGAAACAGGAG GTGGAGAGGAAGCCGTTGACTCTCAGTGAACTCCAGGCCCTCAGTCTGCAGGAGCTGAGCTCTCTCAGAGCCTCACTCACTCAGGCCATCCACG acCTGAGCTCTGAGCTGGTGAATCGACTGCTGACGCGGGACCAGCTGAGGACAGAACAGGATGCCATGCTGCTGGATGTGGAGGacatgacatcactgtga
- the LOC118235637 gene encoding acetylcholinesterase-like isoform X2 produces MGSSSLFLSSHLSLLLLLSLLPSPVVWADSGLTVSTRQGEVRGVRLPVPDGGQVTAFLGIPFAEPPVGRRRFRAPEPKRAWSGVLNASTYPNACCQPVDSSYPGFPGTEMWNPNREMSEDCLYLNLWAPAPPAPRNLSVMVWIYGGGFYSGSSSLDVYDGRYLAHAERVLVVSMNYRVGALGFLALPGSPDAPGNVGLLDQRLALRWVQENVRFFGGDPRRVTIFGESAGGASVGMHLLSPGSRALFARAILQSGVPNCPWATVSAGEARRRAALLAQLVNCAPGNDSELAACLRARPPEELLAQEWRVLPHSSLFRFSFVPVVDGAVLPDAPDALLRSGDFAHAQILLGVNRNEGSYFLLYGAPGFSKDNDSLISRRDFLEGVRLSVPHASDIAREAVVLLYTDWLDEDDPRKNRDAMDGIVGDHNVICPLQHFARSYAQSHAQAGGAGGAGAGRGDSAEGNSPGGVYLYLFDHRASNLPWPEWMGVIHGYEIEFVFGLPLERRLNYTAQEEQLSRRMMRYWANFARTGDPNLNADGTTDARQKWPAFTPTEQRFVGLDTEPLKLHRGLRNQPCALWNRFLPRLLDITGNMDETERQWKAEFHRWSSYMMHWKSQFDHYSKQERCNDL; encoded by the exons ATGggatcctcctctctcttcctctcctcccacctctccctcctcctcctcctctccctcctcccctctcctgtgGTTTGGGCGGACTCCGGCCTCACCGTCTCCACGCGGCAGGGGGAGGTGCGGGGGGTGCGGCTGCCCGTGCCGGACGGCGGTCAGGTGACGGCATTCCTGGGGATCCCATTTGCCGAGCCCCCTGTGGGGAGGCGGCGCTTCCGGGCGCCAGAGCCCAAGCGGGCGTGGTCGGGCGTGCTGAACGCCAGCACCTACCCCAACGCCTGCTGCCAGCCCGTGGACTCCTCCTACCCGGGCTTCCCCGGCACCGAGATGTGGAACCCCAACCGGGAGATGAGCGAGGACTGCCTGTACCTCAACCTgtgggcccccgccccccctgcgcCCCGAAACCTGTCTGTGATGGTGTGGATCTACGGCGGCGGCTTCTACAGCGGCTCGTCCTCGCTGGACGTGTACGACGGGCGCTACCTGGCGCACGCCGAGCGGGTGCTGGTGGTCTCCATGAACTACCGCGTGGGCGCGCTGGGCTTCCTGGCGCTGCCCGGCTCCCCCGACGCCCCCGGCAACGTGGGGCTGCTGGACCAGCGGCTCGCCCTGCGCTGGGTGCAGGAGAACGTGCGCTTCTTCGGGGGGGACCCCCGGCGGGTCACCATATTTGGGGAGAGCGCGGGCGGGGCGTCGGTGGGGATGCACCTGCTGTCCCCGGGGAGCCGGGCCCTGTTCGCCCGCGCCATCCTGCAGAGCGGCGTTCCCAACTGCCCCTGGGCCACGGTGAGCGCGGGGGAGGCCCGGCGccgcgccgccctgctggcccaGCTGGTCAACTGCGCCCCGGGCAACGACAGCGAGCTGGCGGCCTGTCTGCGGGCGCGGCCACCCGAGGAGCTGCTGGCGCAGGAGTGGCGCGTGCTCCCCCACAGCAGCCTGTTCCGCTTCTCCTTCGTGCCCGTGGTGGACGGCGCGGTGCTCCCCGACGCGCCCGACGCCCTGCTCCGCTCCGGCGACTTCGCCCACGCGCAGATCCTGCTGGGCGTCAACCGCAACGAGGGCTCCTACTTCCTGCTCTACGGCGCCCCCGGCTTCAGCAAGGACAACGACAGCCTGATCTCGCGGCGCGACTTCCTGGAGGGCGTGCGGCTGAGCGTGCCGCACGCCAGCGACATCGCGCGGGAGGCTGTGGTGCTGCTCTACACTGATTGGCTGGACGAGGACGACCCGCGCAAGAACCGTGACGCCATGGACGGCATCGTGGGCGACCACAACGTCATCTGCCCCCTGCAGCACTTCGCCCGCTCCTACGCCCAGAGCCACGCccaggcgggcggggccggaggggcgggggcagggaggggggactCTGCTGAGGGAAACTCCCCAG GGGGcgtgtacctgtacctgtttGACCACCGTGCGTCAAACCTGCCGTGGCCAGAGTGGATGGGCGTGATCCACGGCTACGAGATCGAGTTTGTGTTTGGGCTCCCGCTGGAGAGGAGGCTCAACTACACCGCCCAGGAGGAGCAGCTCAGCCGCCGCATGATGAGATACTGGGCCAACTTTGCCCGCACCGG GGACCCCAACCTGAACGCGGACGGCACCACGGACGCGCGGCAGAAGTGGCCGGCCTTCACGCCCACTGAGCAGCGGTTTGTGGGATTGGACACGGAGCCGCTGAAGCTGCACCGCGGCCTGAGGAACCAGCCCTGCGCGCTGTGGAACCGCTTCCTACCCCGCCTGCTGGACATCACTG GGAATATGgatgagacagagaggcagtggAAGGCTGAGTTCCATCGCTGGAGCTCCTACATGATGCACTGGAAGAGCCAATTCGACCACTACAGCAAACAAGAGCGCTGCAATGACctctga
- the im:7136398 gene encoding schwannomin-interacting protein 1 isoform X1 — translation MEEEKGRESEREEEKERESEREEEKETDETEDFAQAAEGAVLSCQEGTSKDDSDLPIMHWEALSLRIAELERQEEERKERLKSSAEVERENVSVGWMEERDGGSWWEDVEADRSRRITAITSRFHNQKNLQLCFINDSDSEDDEEGEQAGGETSREARGRGQADQASPPVTRGLKMEVRAALSALRDKLWTEQKQERLACAATQVERKPLTLSELQALSLQELSSLRASLTQAIHDLSSELVNRLLTRDQLRTEQDAMLLDVEDMTSL, via the exons atggaggaggagaaagggagagagagcgagagagaggaggagaaggagcgcgagagcgagagggaagaggagaaggagaccGACGAGACTGAGGATTTTGCTCAGGCAGCAGAAGGGGCAGTCCTCTCGTGCCAAGAGGGGACCTCAAAGGATGACTCTGacttacccataatgcactgggaGGCTCTAAGCCTGCGCATTGCTGAGCTggagagacaggaggaggagaggaaggaaaggttaaag AGCTCTGCAGAGGTGGAGCGAGAGAATGTGTCAGTGGGTTGGAtggaagagagggatggagggagctGGTGGGAGGATGTGGAGGCGGACAGAAGCCGGAGGATCACAGCGATCACTTCACG GTTCCACAACCAGAAGAACCTGCAGCTCTGCTTCATCAATGACAGTGACAGCGAGGATGACGAGGAGGGAGAGCAGGCAGGCGGAGAG ACCTCAAGAGAGGCCCGTGGGCGTGGCCAAGCGGATCAGGCCTCGCCCCCTGTGACACGAGGACTGAAGATGGAGGTGAGGGCAGCACTGAGCGCACTCAGAGACAAGCTGTGGACTGAGCAGAAACAGGAG CGGTTAGCGTGTGCTGCTACACAGGTGGAGAGGAAGCCGTTGACTCTCAGTGAACTCCAGGCCCTCAGTCTGCAGGAGCTGAGCTCTCTCAGAGCCTCACTCACTCAGGCCATCCACG acCTGAGCTCTGAGCTGGTGAATCGACTGCTGACGCGGGACCAGCTGAGGACAGAACAGGATGCCATGCTGCTGGATGTGGAGGacatgacatcactgtga
- the LOC118235638 gene encoding P2Y purinoceptor 3, translated as MKVSVSVTGGGNSTASGCSIDESYKYVFLPLCYSFTFLCSLSLNSVVLLRAYRRSRRWNASLVYMANLAATDLMYGLSLPFLVASYVMRDRWVFGDFMCRLVRFLFYFNLYCSIYFLTCVSVHRYLGICHPMKTITLETKRAAKGTCGMVWAVVFVLTSPIFRFAQTGYVMRGGGAKGGAGPAETFQNCWDDAIDEEFSEYVPYGIILHLLGFFVPFVIIAWCYSHVVLTIFRALRSQPHLQEGGAGGGAVSGPACLHIRRRRKSIRTIVTITLLFALCFLPFHVTRTLFLVLKGWRGVRCDSMRAVSICYKVTRPLASFNAWLNALLYFITKDKSAPCCPRHKPSHRALLWPLRMLGGVAEREGPGGGGGAKEKENESKSSGNIF; from the coding sequence ATGAAGGTGAGCGTCTCCGTGACGGGGGGCGGGAACTCCACGGCCTCCGGCTGCAGCATCGACGAGTCGTACAAGTACGTGTTCCTCCCGCTGTGCTACTCCTTCACCTTCCTGTGCAGCCTGTCGCTGAACTCGGTGGTCCTGCTCCGGGCCTACCGCCGCAGCCGCCGCTGGAACGCCTCGCTGGTCTACATGGCCAACCTGGCCGCCACAGACCTGATGTACGGCCTGTCGCTGCCCTTCCTGGTGGCCAGCTACGTCATGCGCGACCGCTGGGTGTTCGGCGACTTCATGTGCCGCCTGGTGCGCTTCCTCTTCTACTTCAACCTGTACTGCAGCATCTACTTCCTCACCTGCGTGTCCGTCCACCGTTACCTGGGCATCTGCCACCCCATGAAGACCATCACCCTGGAGACCAAGCGCGCCGCCAAGGGCACCTGCGGGATGGTGTGGGCCGTGGTCTTCGTGCTGACCAGCCCCATCTTCCGCTTCGCTCAGACGGGCTACGTCatgagagggggcggggccaagggcggggcggggccggcagAGACTTTCCAGAACTGCTGGGACGACGCCATCGATGAGGAGTTCTCGGAGTACGTGCCCTACGGGATCATCCTGCACCTGCTGGGGTTCTTCGTGCCCTTCGTCATCATCGCCTGGTGCTACTCCCACGTGGTGCTCACCATCTTCCGGGCGCTGAGGTCCCAGCCGCACctgcaggagggcggggccgggggcggggcggtcTCAGGCCCCGCCTGCCTGCACATCCGGCGGCGGCGCAAGTCGATCCGGACCATCGTGACGATCACGCTGCTGTTCGCGCTCTGCTTCCTCCCCTTCCACGTGACGCGCACGCTGTTCCTGGTGCTGAAGGGCTGGCGGGGCGTGCGCTGCGACTCCATGCGCGCCGTGTCCATCTGCTACAAGGTCACGCGCCCGCTCGCCTCCTTCAACGCCTGGCTCAACGCCCTGCTCTACTTCATCACCAAGGAcaagagcgccccctgctgcccgcGCCACAAGCCCTCCCACCGCGCCCTCCTCTGGCCCCTCAGGATGCTGGGAGGGGTAGccgagagggaggggccaggagggggaggcggggccaaaGAGAAGGAGAATGAATCCAAATCTTCAGGAAATATATTTTGA